A genome region from Amblyraja radiata isolate CabotCenter1 chromosome 4, sAmbRad1.1.pri, whole genome shotgun sequence includes the following:
- the LOC116972406 gene encoding LOW QUALITY PROTEIN: transmembrane protein 200A-like (The sequence of the model RefSeq protein was modified relative to this genomic sequence to represent the inferred CDS: deleted 1 base in 1 codon), whose translation MIATGGILRIAARRQDSSRSSNRINKRKKKVKKKCKNDVVVVKGKLKLFSVSGLIAAFGILVLLVGIAMAMMGYWPMESDIFKTITVQSYNTTNSTKLETTTLEVISKFLASYLHSEKLKVLGPLIMGIGIFLFICANAVLHENRDKKTKVINLRDIYSTVIDAHNLRTKDSGPFNGFVNYVQTKSMDNLKSPDSFCAAILAKSTWQTPSGNTVKATDPKENAVKKHCDSGINLQQQISKERKTLSDTVYSICRDRIRMNDRTQMPKMCGTKSIVPSSINAFTLPVIKLNNCVLEEGYARSGKNGNKHNLQKNVMKLCKNLENDASEQIGTTKCISAAVIISSDRLEGNVQDTETSNTSWLNNNQLMSDKNSHNSSSKVRQVSPAPFQREFGSNISLHSLPSHPELLNHDDYPSPSTLPSEEIDPSCADLDYANSKGYAILGESGSFTSAHLLPEAINQSNDCTECPNKDNTEENIKSSNEPSVDKPQQCVQREYTKKEKLLMISGSHCTLKINNDEFDNI comes from the exons ATGATAGCAACAGGAGGGATTCTTCGAATTGCAGCCAGGAGACAGGATTCCTCTCGATCCTCTAATCGTAttaataaaagaaaaaagaaggtaaaaaagaaatgcaaaaatgATGTGGTGGTGGTCAAAGGCAAATTAAAGCTGTTTTCTGTTTCGGGATTAATTGCTGCATTTGGGATCCTGGTTCTGTTGGTTGGGATTGCAATGGCAATGATGGGCTACTGGCCAATGGAAAGTGACATTTTTAAGACGATCACAGTACAATCTTACAATACTACTAACAGCACAAAGTTGGAGACAACAACATTGGAGGTTATTTCTAAATTTTTAGCAAGCTACTTGCATTCTGAAAAACTGAAGGTTTTAGGACCCCTAATAATGGGAATTGGAATATTTTTGTTTATCTGTGCCAACGCAGTTCTTCATGAAAACAGAGACAAGAAGACTAAGGTCATTAATCTACGAGACATCTATTCTACAGTTATAGATGCACACAATTTGAGGACAAAGGATTCTGGCCCATTTAATGGTTTTGTCAACTATGTGCAGACCAAAAGCATGGATAATCTCAAGTCTCCTGATTCCTTTTGTGCAGCAATACTAGCCAAAAGTACCTGGCAGACACCCAGTGGCAATACTGTGAAGGCAACGGATCCAAAAGAAAATGCAGTTAAAAAGCACTGCGATTCTGGAATAAACTTGCAGCAACAAATCTCCAAAGAAAGAAAGACATTATCAGATACTGTGTACAGTATTTGCAGAGACAGAATCAGGATGAATGACAGGACCCAAATGCCTAAAATGTGTGGCACTAAGTCAATTGTCCCTTCCTCCATTAATGCATTCACACTGCCTGTCATCAAACTGAACAACTGTGTTCTAGAAGAGGGTTATGCAAGAAGTGGAAAAAATGGGAAC AAACACAACCTTCAGAAAAATGTAATGAAACTTTGCAAGAATTTGGAGAACGATGCCTCTGAACAGATTGGAACAACCAAATGCATTTCGGCAGCTGTAATCATAAGCAGTGATCGCCTTGAAGGTAATGTTCAGGACACAGAGACTTCGAATACCTCATGGTTAAATAATAACCAATTAATGTCTGACAAAAACTCTCACAATTCCTCTTCCAAAGTGAGACAGGTTTCTCCTGCTCCCTTTCAGAGAGAATTTGGATCCaatatttccctccacagtttgCCATCTCACCCTGAACTTCTGAATCATGATGACTATCCTTCTCCATCCACATTGCCGAGTGAAGAGATAGATCCAAGTTGCGCAGATTTAGATTACGCCAATAGTAAGGGCTACGCAATATTAGGTGAAAGCGGTTCTTTTACGTCTGCTCACTTACTACCAGAAGCCATAAACCAATCCAATGATTGTACAGAGTGTCCTAATAAAGACAACACTGAAGAAAACATAAAATCAAGTAATGAACCAAGTGTGGACAAACCTCAGCAATGTGTGCAAAGAGAGTACACAAAGAAAGAGAAATTGCTCATGATTTCTGGTTCACATTGTACCCTAAAAATAAACAACGATGAATTTGATAATATTTAG